One window from the genome of Daphnia pulex isolate KAP4 chromosome 9, ASM2113471v1 encodes:
- the LOC124202436 gene encoding uncharacterized protein LOC124202436, producing MGDIPNSTSMSTTSHQQSWNLNGDAEEIQLYETQYPISEWDQNLDLLLDELQESVSSPQQAKGRNQITTLPTIPASQRQSQKKSVSSSTKVLSSSQFLALAEEALRQTTIARRLLESIADEPTACSCSTACSCWYILYVIR from the exons ATGGGAGACATACCGAATTCAACGTCGATGAGTACCACCAGTCATCAACAGTCATGGAACCTTAATGGAGATGCGGAGGAAATACAACTGTACGAGACACAGTATCCAATCTCCGAATGGGACCAAAATCTAG ATTTGTTGCTGGATGAGCTCCAGGAGAGTGTGTCGTCACCTCAACAAGCAAAAGGCAGGAATCAAATTACAACGCTCCCTACAATCCCTGCATCGCAACGCCAATCACAAAAGAAATCCGTCAGCTCTAGCACCAAGGTTCTCAGTAGCAGTCAATTTCTTGCCTTGGCGGAAGAAGCCCTTCGGCAAACGACCATTGCTCGTCGTTTACTCGAGTCCATCGCTGATGAACCGACAGCTTGTAGTTGCTCCACGGCTTGTAGTTGTTGGTATATACTGTACGTAATTCGTTGA
- the LOC124203051 gene encoding uncharacterized protein LOC124203051 isoform X1, with translation MSSKGSASLVRNDHLTGQQQQEASVTMQQQQPNKGKVRPSSRQQLDVTTLIKRNKERRCHHYVTWPLLLAVAAACVALVTCHLWFTWHLQRKVEALQSRVQSLASTRDLDELRAQLRNLHDNLLYDDNDAGAQFNKDSMLEQHVFNGENNQETDQPGEIVDLSLAADGDKSSALLLSGLDDQEEEEEEKKDIRVFSSIHTPAERNEMLEVDWQRRTANSSSSKRVSKMDGQSKNRNKRQADLSSHTQDGVPIFDRGYGATPPNRTEGLRIYQSLLTNNGRNEPGQSRSAESDAAVVQQQQPHHRQNNFWRNRNKEKPRHRHQKSTTRSPALVDDVELSSVAAEFEANGQDLRSPSDTTSPPAAAKSSVAPSNVEFRHSRVKTSSENTGPLSVDQKIWSRSNGIFSIGAGPYASGGSLQEDRISAATAPAILTKTVTASVGSSSSQVRQQQQPNVYKVNQPAVNARSGSSSQQSSDNEDQISRDSPSSSSGKKRINKKQLRDLSHTATAVHLVADTRNSTSTSYENQVEIASRNELGLHTSWKIAPSNWDSPLKTTPLVKIDGAILTVKQSGLYFIYAQVHYLDEHSTNAYEVFINTEPFLRCITSAFSETSFPKANTCYTAAATQLREGDKLFLRDIEPLRYSVLQPSKTFFGLIRMAPIADFS, from the exons ATGTCCAGCAAAGGCTCGGCATCACTTGTGAGGAACGACCACTTGAcgggacaacaacaacaagaggccAGCGTGAcgatgcaacagcagcagcccaacaAAGGCAAAGTGCGCCCGTCCAGTCGACAACAACTGGACGTGACGACGCTCATCAAACGCAACAAGGAGCGACGATGCCATCATTACGTCACCTggccgttgttgttggccgTCGCGGCGGCCTGCGTCGCCCTGGTGACTTGCCACTTGTGGTTCACGTGGCATCTGCAACGCAAGGTCGAGGCCCTGCAGTCGCGCGTCCAATCGCTGGCCAGCACCCGAGACTTGGACGAGTTGCGTGCCCAGTTGCGCAATCTTCACGACAATCTTCTctacgacgacaacgacgctGGCGCCCAATTCAATAAAGACTCGATGCTCGAGCAACACGTTTTCAACGGTGAAAATAATCAG GAAACGGACCAACCTGGCGAAATCGTCGATTTGAGCCTAGCCGCCGATGGTGACAAGTCGTCGGCCCTCCTGTTGAGTGGCCTGGatgatcaagaagaagaagaagaagagaagaaagacaTTCGCGTTTTCTCATCCATCCACACTCCGGCAGAGCGGAATGAAATGCTCGAAGTCGATTGGCAAAGGCGGacggccaacagcagcagcagcaaacgaGTTTCGAAAATGGACGGACAATCCAAGAATCGCAACAAACGCCAAGCCGATCTGAGTTCGCACACTCAGGATGGCGTCCCCATTTTCGATCGCGGCTACGGCGCCACTCCGCCCAACCGCACCGAAGGATTGCGCATTTACCAATCGCTGCTGACAAATAACGGGAGAAACGAACCCGGGCAAAGCAGGTCGGCAGAGTCGGACGCCGccgtcgtccagcagcagcaaccgcaCCATCGACAAAACAATTTCTGGCGCAACCGGAATAAAGAAAAGCCACGCCATCGTCACCAGAAATCGACGACTCGATCCCCTGCGCTGGTCGACGACGTCGAATTGAGTTCCGTCGCAGCCGAGTTTGAGGCTAACGGCCAAGACTTGCGATCGCCGTCCGATACGACATCTCCTCCAGCGGCAGCCAAGAGCAGCGTGGCTCCCAGCAATGTGGAATTCCGGCACAGCAGGGTCAAAACGTCGTCGGAGAACACGGGGCCGTTATCGGTCGATCAAAAAATTTGGTCCAGGAGCAACGGCATTTTCTCCATCGGAGCCGGACCCTACGCATCTGGCGGTTCGTTGCAAGAGGACCGCATCAGCGCCGCAACTGCACCCGCCATTCTGACCAAAACAGTCACCGCATCCGTCGGATCTTCTTCCAGCCAAGtcaggcaacaacaacaacccaacgTCTACAAGGTCAACCAGCCGGCCGTCAATGCTCGTAGTGGCTCATCTTCACAGCAGTCGTCGGACAATGAGGACCAAATTTCACGAGATTCGCCATCGTCCAGCAgcggaaaaaagagaatcaacaAGAAGCAGCTGCGTGATCTCAGCCACACGGCCACCGCCGTTCACTTGGTGGCCGACACCCGCAACTCCACATCGACCAGCTACGAAAATCAAG tagaAATAGCCTCCAGGAATGAACTTGGACTTCACACGTCATGGAAAATAGCTCCGAGCAACTGGGACTCCCCGCTCAAAACAACACCTCTAGTAAAAATTGACGGCGCTATACTTACTGTCAAACAGAGCGGACTGTACTTTATCTACGCCCAG GTCCATTATCTAGACGAACATTCCACAAACGCTTACGAAGTCTTCATCAATACGGAGCCATTCCTACGTTGCATTACGTCAGCCTTTTCTGAAACGTCGTTCCCCAAAGCCAACACCTGCTACACGGCGGCCGCCACCCAATTGAGAGAAGGCGACAAACTTTTCCTGCGAGATATTGAACCACTTCGCTACTCGGTCCTGCAACCCAGCAAGACTTTTTTCGGGCTCATTCGAATGGCTCCTATTGCtgatttttcataa
- the LOC124203051 gene encoding uncharacterized protein LOC124203051 isoform X2 — protein sequence MSSKGSASLVRNDHLTGQQQQEASVTMQQQQPNKGKVRPSSRQQLDVTTLIKRNKERRCHHYVTWPLLLAVAAACVALVTCHLWFTWHLQRKVEALQSRVQSLASTRDLDELRAQLRNLHDNLLYDDNDAGAQFNKDSMLEQHVFNGENNQETDQPGEIVDLSLAADGDKSSALLLSGLDDQEEEEEEKKDIRVFSSIHTPAERNEMLEVDWQRRTANSSSSKRVSKMDGQSKNRNKRQADLSSHTQDGVPIFDRGYGATPPNRTEGLRIYQSLLTNNGRNEPGQSRSAESDAAVVQQQQPHHRQNNFWRNRNKEKPRHRHQKSTTRSPALVDDVELSSVAAEFEANGQDLRSPSDTTSPPAAAKSSVAPSNVEFRHSRVKTSSENTGPLSVDQKIWSRSNGIFSIGAGPYASGGSLQEDRISAATAPAILTKTVTASVGSSSSQVRQQQQPNVYKVNQPAVNARSGSSSQQSSDNEDQISRDSPSSSSGKKRINKKQLRDLSHTATAVHLVADTRNSTSTSYENQEIASRNELGLHTSWKIAPSNWDSPLKTTPLVKIDGAILTVKQSGLYFIYAQVHYLDEHSTNAYEVFINTEPFLRCITSAFSETSFPKANTCYTAAATQLREGDKLFLRDIEPLRYSVLQPSKTFFGLIRMAPIADFS from the exons ATGTCCAGCAAAGGCTCGGCATCACTTGTGAGGAACGACCACTTGAcgggacaacaacaacaagaggccAGCGTGAcgatgcaacagcagcagcccaacaAAGGCAAAGTGCGCCCGTCCAGTCGACAACAACTGGACGTGACGACGCTCATCAAACGCAACAAGGAGCGACGATGCCATCATTACGTCACCTggccgttgttgttggccgTCGCGGCGGCCTGCGTCGCCCTGGTGACTTGCCACTTGTGGTTCACGTGGCATCTGCAACGCAAGGTCGAGGCCCTGCAGTCGCGCGTCCAATCGCTGGCCAGCACCCGAGACTTGGACGAGTTGCGTGCCCAGTTGCGCAATCTTCACGACAATCTTCTctacgacgacaacgacgctGGCGCCCAATTCAATAAAGACTCGATGCTCGAGCAACACGTTTTCAACGGTGAAAATAATCAG GAAACGGACCAACCTGGCGAAATCGTCGATTTGAGCCTAGCCGCCGATGGTGACAAGTCGTCGGCCCTCCTGTTGAGTGGCCTGGatgatcaagaagaagaagaagaagagaagaaagacaTTCGCGTTTTCTCATCCATCCACACTCCGGCAGAGCGGAATGAAATGCTCGAAGTCGATTGGCAAAGGCGGacggccaacagcagcagcagcaaacgaGTTTCGAAAATGGACGGACAATCCAAGAATCGCAACAAACGCCAAGCCGATCTGAGTTCGCACACTCAGGATGGCGTCCCCATTTTCGATCGCGGCTACGGCGCCACTCCGCCCAACCGCACCGAAGGATTGCGCATTTACCAATCGCTGCTGACAAATAACGGGAGAAACGAACCCGGGCAAAGCAGGTCGGCAGAGTCGGACGCCGccgtcgtccagcagcagcaaccgcaCCATCGACAAAACAATTTCTGGCGCAACCGGAATAAAGAAAAGCCACGCCATCGTCACCAGAAATCGACGACTCGATCCCCTGCGCTGGTCGACGACGTCGAATTGAGTTCCGTCGCAGCCGAGTTTGAGGCTAACGGCCAAGACTTGCGATCGCCGTCCGATACGACATCTCCTCCAGCGGCAGCCAAGAGCAGCGTGGCTCCCAGCAATGTGGAATTCCGGCACAGCAGGGTCAAAACGTCGTCGGAGAACACGGGGCCGTTATCGGTCGATCAAAAAATTTGGTCCAGGAGCAACGGCATTTTCTCCATCGGAGCCGGACCCTACGCATCTGGCGGTTCGTTGCAAGAGGACCGCATCAGCGCCGCAACTGCACCCGCCATTCTGACCAAAACAGTCACCGCATCCGTCGGATCTTCTTCCAGCCAAGtcaggcaacaacaacaacccaacgTCTACAAGGTCAACCAGCCGGCCGTCAATGCTCGTAGTGGCTCATCTTCACAGCAGTCGTCGGACAATGAGGACCAAATTTCACGAGATTCGCCATCGTCCAGCAgcggaaaaaagagaatcaacaAGAAGCAGCTGCGTGATCTCAGCCACACGGCCACCGCCGTTCACTTGGTGGCCGACACCCGCAACTCCACATCGACCAGCTACGAAAATCAAG aAATAGCCTCCAGGAATGAACTTGGACTTCACACGTCATGGAAAATAGCTCCGAGCAACTGGGACTCCCCGCTCAAAACAACACCTCTAGTAAAAATTGACGGCGCTATACTTACTGTCAAACAGAGCGGACTGTACTTTATCTACGCCCAG GTCCATTATCTAGACGAACATTCCACAAACGCTTACGAAGTCTTCATCAATACGGAGCCATTCCTACGTTGCATTACGTCAGCCTTTTCTGAAACGTCGTTCCCCAAAGCCAACACCTGCTACACGGCGGCCGCCACCCAATTGAGAGAAGGCGACAAACTTTTCCTGCGAGATATTGAACCACTTCGCTACTCGGTCCTGCAACCCAGCAAGACTTTTTTCGGGCTCATTCGAATGGCTCCTATTGCtgatttttcataa